DNA from Geobacter sulfurreducens PCA:
AACTGATCCTGAAAAAACATCTCAGTTCCGGCGGTCTCGCCGAGTTCCTGTTGGTAAGGAAGGAGGGGGCCTATGAAGCTGCTCTCTTCATCAACGGGAAACTGATTCCGGGGCCGCCGAAACCGCAGCCCCTCAATCCCCCGACTGATGACTTGACTCATTGGATGGGCAACAGACCGAGCGTCGGTCTCACTCGGGGAGAAGCCGAGCGTATTCTGGAGGAGATCGATTTCGAGAACGCCGTTCTCGCCCACCGCACACGCAGAGAGTGGGAACGATGACGTTTCCGGGAGATAAATTTGTGATTGCGCATGGCGAAAAGGCTGGTATACACTAAACAGGTCTGTTTATCAGTGGGTTTTGTTGTGTAACGACGCCTGCGTCACCGAGACGGCTTATGACCTGTGCCACGCTCAAAGCATTCATTGCGGCCGATGAACAGCTGACCGACATCCACTTCCTCGTGCAAACCAAGGCCCGGCGGGGAGATCGACCTGCCGTTCACTACAATGCCTCCCGTTTTTTCGACCACCACGAGGCACGCCTCGTTTCCCACCTGATTGAATTGCGGGGCGATGTTTTCGATAATGCCCTGTCCCGCAGTCTCATGCGACTCGGTTGCCTGATCATTGTCGGCGGAACGGCCATGCTGGTCAGGAATGCTGCCGCCTACATAGCCGTGCCCGTTTTTGCTCTTCTGCTCTACAGTGAGATCAGGCTCGTCCGTCGCGCGTACCTGATGGATTCCTCCCTCAAGGGGTATATCTCGTATCTGGGGAGAACACGCCTTCAGCGTCGGGACGACTTTGTCCGCGACGTGGTAGAGCATTCCGCCCACATTGCCGAGTGTATCTCCCGCTGACCAGCGGACTCCTGCCGGTTCACCCCGGCATTTCCCCCAGACATTGGTTGCCGTGTCCGCATATCGTCCCGCCAGGTGCGCCTGTATCACGTATACAGTTGCATGACAGGGTTTCGTCCTTATACTCTATTCGTTCTTCAGTTCACTGATGACGGTATCGGACACGACATGAAAACCCTGGCAGACCTTTTCTCTTCATTCAGCGGCAGAAGCCTTGACACGGCGTTCGTGTTTCGGACCGGCGTGCGGCGGTACCGTTATACCTATGCATTCCTCCATGATTACTCGCTCAGGATGAACGCCTGGCTTGCCGACCGGGGGGTGGGGACCGGGGATCGTGTCGTGCTCTGGGGACCCAATTCACCCTGGTGGGGCATTGCCTTCTGGGGCATCATTGCCCGCGGCGCCATTGTGGTGCCGGTCGACTTCATGTCCGGTGCCGACCGGGCGGATACCATCGCCGGCCTCACCGATGCCCGACTCGTTATCCAGAGCAGGGACAAGCTTGAGCGACTCGCCGGCCGGCCTGCGGTGCTTCTGGAGGAACTGCCCTTCCTTCTGGAGTTGTGCCCGCAGCTAACTACCCGCCACGTGCCCGATCCGGACGATATCGCCGAGTTGATCTACACCTCCGGCACCACCGGAACGCCGAAAGGGGTCATTCTCACCCACCGGAACCTGGTTGCCAACCTGCTCCAGGTGAACCGTCACATCTCCATTGTCAGCAGCGACTACGTGTTTCTTTCGCTCTTGCCCCTGTCGCACATGTTCGAACAGATGGGCGGGTTTCTGACCCCCTTGTACCAGGGCGCATCAGTGGTCTATATCCGTACCCTCAAGCCGTCGGCCATCATGGAAGCTCTGGGAGAAGAGGATGTGCATGCGCTTATCGCCGTGCCGCGCCTTCTCCAGTTACTCAAGGATTCCATCGAGCGGGAGCTTGATGCCCGGGGGCTCGGGCCTGTACTGGCCCGACTGCTGACTGTTGCCGAGCGCCTGCCGGCCCAAAGGCGCAAGCTGCTGTTCGCCCCGATTCACCGGAAATTCGGACGCCACTTTTCCCTGTTCGTTTCAGGGGGAGCGCCCTTGGCCCCGGAGGTGTTCCGCTTCTGGGCCGGGCTCGGATTCACCGTGTTGGAGGGATATGGTCTCACCGAATGTGCGCCGGTCCTCACGGCTAATACGCTTGAGCGGCAGGTGGCCGGCTCCGTGGGACCGGCACTTCCGGGGGTCGAGTTGAAGCTCGTTGACGGTGAAGTAATGACCCGGGGAGACAACGTCTTCCCCGGCTACTACCGCAACGAAGCGGCCACCCGGGATGCCTTTGACGACGGCTGGTTCCGCACGGGCGATCTGGGAGAATTCGACGGTGCGGGGTGGCTACGGATTCTGGGCAGAAAAAAGGAGCTGATCGTCACCGGGGCAGGTGTCAATGTGTTCCCCGACGAGATCGAGTCCATGCTCAACCGGGCTGCCGGCGTGCGCGAATCCTGCGTGATCGGTCTGGACCGCGGGAAAGGGGAAGAGGTTCACGCCGTGTTGATCCCCGATGAGAGCGGTCGTCAGGTGGAGGAGATCATCAACGAGATCAACGGGCGGCTTGACGATCTTCACCGGATCACCGGCTGGTCCATCTGGCCCGACGCTGAGTTTCCCAAGACAACCACCCTCAAGATCAGGAAATTTCTTGTCAAGGAACGGGTTGCCCAGGGAGATGGTACTGGCGGGGCAGGGGGCTCCAGTGACAGACTGTCGCTGATGATAGCCCGGATCACTGGGAACCCGGCTGAAAAGGTAACGGACGACGCGGTGCTGACAACCGATCTGGGGCTCACCTCCATCGGCAGGCTCGAACTGGTCAACGCGATAGAGATGGAATTTCGTCTCGATCTGGAGGACACGGTCATTGGCCCCCACACGCGGGTGGCCGAACTTCGGGAGGTCATCCGTCTCCGGTCAAAGGTCCACAGCCGCGAGCGGTTTAGGTTCTGGACCGCCCGCCCCGTGGCACTGGCTGTACGGCGGGTGTTGGACATGATCCTTCATGGTCCTTTGATCAGGCACTACGCCAGTTTGAAGGTAGAAGGGGGGGAACATCTGGGTGGGCTGGACGGTCCGGTCCTGTTCGTCTCCAATCACCTCAGTTACTTCGATCACCCTGTTATCATGTCCGCTCTTCCCTCGGAATGGCGCTATACAACCGCCACGGCTGCTTGGGAGGAGTTTTTCTTCCGGAATTATAAGAACTTCGCGCAAAAGATCTGGAAACGCCTTGCCTACGAGTACGCATCGGTAGCCTTTACCGTGTTTCCGCTTCCCCAGAGTCGCGGTTTCCGGGGAGCGCTTCGTTTCATGGGGGGACTGGCGGACCGGGGAATGAGCATACTGGTGTTCCCCGAGGGCGAACGTTCGCGCGACGGTACCTTGCTGCCGTTTCGACCGGGTCTCGGGGTGATGGTCCGGGAACTGGCCATTCCCGTGGTTCCGGTGCGAATCCGTGGGCTTGAACAGGTATTTCCCCGCGGAGCCTCCTGGCCCGCCAGGGGCGAAGTGCGGGTGACCTTTGGCAAGGCCATCCGCTTTACCCTGGAGTCACCTGCTGAAATAGTCGCTGCGGCGCGTACGGCCGTGGAGGATCTCTAATTGACGGAATGGCACCACATATCCATTGAAGATGCTCTGACCAGACTCGAAACCTCCCTCACCGGGCTTGATAGTGA
Protein-coding regions in this window:
- a CDS encoding AMP-binding protein, translated to MKTLADLFSSFSGRSLDTAFVFRTGVRRYRYTYAFLHDYSLRMNAWLADRGVGTGDRVVLWGPNSPWWGIAFWGIIARGAIVVPVDFMSGADRADTIAGLTDARLVIQSRDKLERLAGRPAVLLEELPFLLELCPQLTTRHVPDPDDIAELIYTSGTTGTPKGVILTHRNLVANLLQVNRHISIVSSDYVFLSLLPLSHMFEQMGGFLTPLYQGASVVYIRTLKPSAIMEALGEEDVHALIAVPRLLQLLKDSIERELDARGLGPVLARLLTVAERLPAQRRKLLFAPIHRKFGRHFSLFVSGGAPLAPEVFRFWAGLGFTVLEGYGLTECAPVLTANTLERQVAGSVGPALPGVELKLVDGEVMTRGDNVFPGYYRNEAATRDAFDDGWFRTGDLGEFDGAGWLRILGRKKELIVTGAGVNVFPDEIESMLNRAAGVRESCVIGLDRGKGEEVHAVLIPDESGRQVEEIINEINGRLDDLHRITGWSIWPDAEFPKTTTLKIRKFLVKERVAQGDGTGGAGGSSDRLSLMIARITGNPAEKVTDDAVLTTDLGLTSIGRLELVNAIEMEFRLDLEDTVIGPHTRVAELREVIRLRSKVHSRERFRFWTARPVALAVRRVLDMILHGPLIRHYASLKVEGGEHLGGLDGPVLFVSNHLSYFDHPVIMSALPSEWRYTTATAAWEEFFFRNYKNFAQKIWKRLAYEYASVAFTVFPLPQSRGFRGALRFMGGLADRGMSILVFPEGERSRDGTLLPFRPGLGVMVRELAIPVVPVRIRGLEQVFPRGASWPARGEVRVTFGKAIRFTLESPAEIVAAARTAVEDL